In a single window of the Lineus longissimus chromosome 4, tnLinLong1.2, whole genome shotgun sequence genome:
- the LOC135487037 gene encoding rho-associated protein kinase 2-like isoform X6 → MAGPQNEDLRRRLALIEEQVRDASSKINVDGLLDSIVALVEDLKFPAIRRNKNVENFLMRYEKPAEVVSCNRMKASDYNVIKVIGRGAFGEVQLVRNKSTKKVYAMKLLSKFEMIKRSDSAFFWEEREIMANSNSEWIVQLHFAFQDTKFLYMVMDYMPGGDLVNLMSNYDVPEKWARFYCAEVVLALDAIHSMGFVHRDVKPDNMLLDEQGHLKLADFGTCMRMDRDGMVRSDTAVGTPDYISPEVLKSQGGDGYYGRECDWWSVGVFLYEMLVGDTPFFAESLVGTYGKIMDHKNSLSFPDDVEISSKAKSLILRFLADRTTRLGINGSNEIRAHPFFRNDQWDWSNIKQSVPPIVPELASDDDTSNFDDIDKDDSPDETFSVPKAFAGNHLPFIGFTYNRGTTILSQKPMDVGPSPTVEVPNDIQMRLKHLEDQLKAERLSKQDLEHKYAVTIKDLDRISAEEHSMRQITNEYERNIALIKHDMKEAARKYDLEQESHRNTEKKLQEVEYMLNNERKAKQNMAYDSDKVSERVSFLERQITELTDNLKQESDNCLKFKKMYGELQQRYKHLDDGYGEVHSKYSETVNIKQNLEKELMQLQNALDEERSARALGSDHIVELENRNRSLQTELMRSKDKEAAVIRENQDIQQTIISLEKSKANTELEFKTYMMKYDQEVLAHKETVAKFNQDKKHILMSTEEANLEAIKEMQIKYDQEKTSRQRAESRLLEIEKKKSEMSVDFGQMQQRLTGLQGELLAEIEKNKGVQSQLDQEIQKRNSMQMDLTSTQQKLGQYRHMEAQLNKDVSDLKDEKRRLVQQIKKVQNELNGNNLQMKELQDQLEAEQYFSTLYKTQVKELKEDVEDKTKQFQDLDIDNKNLKQERDSVLAQLQLALAKADSEQLARTIAEDGLSDVEKEKTMLELEIKELMSRHKSELSKKESHLSSMEVNLNGLSKQIESYQTEKDELNTKIKKLSDELEAAKSDNTTNDSENQLLKKALHEEKVKKIQAVNKLAEIMNRKEFKNTKKVSSADLRKKEKECKKLQQELTMEKEKYAKMSEKFQKDLSDAQVALYEEIQSRQKAQMEADSKDSEIEQLMQKVSLLNIDSISVNSNELDTPIGEDGVPESARLEGWLSVPKNRNIKRYGWTKQYVVVSMKKILFYNSESDKQNADPVLVLDIDKLFHVRSVTQGDVIRADTKDVPRIFQVLYATEGENRKPEEQLEVLPPGEKHMIQYKGHDLMEIHFRTPAACECCNKPLWHMLSPPAALECKRCHVKVHKDHFDKNEEFLGYCKVNVDAQSAKDLLLLATSPQDQQIWVKKLSKRINRKGITPQPSFDKGTPTSMQGTPVVRDAVLRTKPPSSSTTPRSVSTVTKPKLRNLIRRHSWARPFDTGSNK, encoded by the exons ATGAGAAACCTGCTGAAGTTGTCTCGTGTAACCGGATGAAAGCATCAGACTACAATGTGATCAAGGTGATAGGAAGAGGGGCCTTTGGCGAGGTCCAATTG GTCCGCAACAAATCTACTAAGAAAGTCTATGCAATGAAGTTACTCAGCAAATTTGAGATG ATTAAGCGGTCCGATTCTGCCTTCTTCTGGGAAGAGCGAGAGATTATGGCCAACTCAAACAGCGAGTGGATCGTTCAG TTACATTTTGCATTTCAAGACACCAAGTTTCTCTACATGGTGATGGACTATATGCCTGGTGGCGATCTCGTCAACTTGATGAGTAACTATGATGTGCCGGAGAAATGGGCGCGGTTTTATTGTGCTGAGGTTGTGCTAGCTCTAGATGCGATACACTCGATGGGTTTTGTACATAG AGATGTGAAGCCAGACAACATGTTGCTGGATGAACAGGGTCATCTCAAGTTGGCTGACTTTGGCACGTGTATGCGTATGGATAGG GATGGTATGGTGCGATCAGATACTGCGGTCGGTACTCCTGATTATATTTCACCCGAGGTGCTCAAGTCGCAGGGCGGTGATGGATACTATGGCCGGGAATGTGATTGGTGGTCGGTCGGTGTCTTCCTTTATGAAATGCTAGTTG GTGATACGCCATTCTTTGCTGAGTCATTGGTCGGGACCTACGGCAAGATCATGGACCACAAAAACTCATTAAGTTTCCCCGACGATGTGGAGATCTCGTCCAAAGCAAAAAGCCTCATTTTAAGATTTCTGGCTGACAG AACGACTCGGCTAGGTATCAATGGTAGTAATGAAATCCGAGCCCATCCGTTCTTCAGGAACGACCAGTGGGATTGGTCAAATATTAAACAAA GTGTACCTCCCATAGTGCCTGAACTCGCCAGTGACGATGACACTAGTAACTTTGACGACATAGACAAGGATGACAGCCCCGATGAGACGTTTTCTGTACCCAAAGCCTTCGCTGGCAACCACCTACCATTCATCGGGTTCACATACAATAGAGGAACCAC GATATTGTCACAAAAACCAATGGATGTG GGTCCATCACCGACTGTTGAAGTG CCAAATGATATCCAGATGAGATTAAAGCACCTTGAAGATCAGCTGAAGGCAGAACGCCTCTCCAAGCAGGATCTAGAACACAAATATGC AGTGACGATAAAAGACCTCGATCGTATTTCTGCCGAGGAACACTCAATGAGACAAATCACCAATGAGTACGAGAGGAACATCGCTCTCATCAAACATGACATGAAGGAG GCGGCGAGAAAATATGACCTGGAACAAGAGTCTCACCGAAACACAGAAAAGAAGTTACAAGAAGTGGAGTACATGCTTAACAATGAACGGAAGGCTAAACAAAACATGGCATACGATAGCGACAAGGTGTCAGAGAGGGTCAGCTTCTTGGAGCGACAGATTACGGAGCTGACCGATAACCTGAAACAGGAGTCCGACAACTGCTTGAAGTTCAAGAAGATGTATGGCGAGTTACAACAG CGGTACAAACACCTTGATGATGGCTATGGTGAGGTGCACAGCAAGTACAGCGAGACAGTCAATATCAAGCAGAATCTGGAGAAAGAGTTGATGCAGTTACAGAATGCCTTGGATGAGGAGAGGAGTGCCCGGGCGTTGGGATCAGATCATATTGTAGAGTTAGAAA ATCGCAATCGCTCTCTGCAGACGGAGCTGATGAGGTCGAAAGACAAGGAAGCAGCTGTGATACGAGAAAACCAGGATATCCAACAGACAATTATAAGTTTAGAGAAATCTAAAGCAAACACGGAACTCGAGTTCAAGACGTACATGATGAAATATGATCAAGAGGTGCTAGCTCACAAGGAAACTGTGGCAAAATTCAACCAGGACAAGAAACACATACTCATGTCGACTGAGGAGGCTAACTTGGAGGCGATTAAAG AGATGCAGATAAAGTATGACCAAGAAAAAACGTCACGGCAGAGAGCGGAGAGTCGtctgcttgaaatcgaaaagaaGAAGTCAGAAATGTCAGTTGATTTTGGACAGATGCAGCAGCGGCTGACAGGGTTACAGGGAGAACTGTTGGCAGAGATTGAAAAG AATAAAGGCGTCCAGTCTCAACTCGACCAGGAGATCCAGAAGCGTAACTCAATGCAGATGGACCTGACCAGCACCCAGCAGAAGTTAGGCCAGTACAGACATATGGAGGCACAGCTCAATAAGGACGTGAGCGACCTCAAGGACGAGAAGAGAAGACTAGTCCAACAAATCAAGAAGGTGCAGAA tgaattgaatggtaacaacctcCAGATGAAGGAACTGCAGGATCAGTTGGAAGCTGAACAGTATTTCTCC ACATTATACAAAACCCAGGTCAAGGAATTAAAGGAGGACGTAGAAGATAAAACCAAACAATTCCAAGACTTAGATATTGATAATAAGAATTTAAAACAAGAAAG GGATTCAGTACTTGCCCAGCTCCAACTCGCTCTTGCCAAGGCGGACTCTGAACAGCTTGCACGGACGATCGCCGAGGATGGCTTGTCGGACGTTGAGAAGGAGAAGACAATGTTAGAATTAGAAATTAAGGAATTAATGTCTCGGCACAAGAGTGAATTGTCAAAGAAGGAGTCACATTTGTCATCG ATGGAGGTGAACCTGAATGGGTTAAGTAAACAGATAGAATCCTACCAGACAGAAAAGGATGAGCTCAATACAAAAATCAAGAAACTGAGCGACG AACTTGAAGCAGCCAAGTCAGACAACACAACCAATGACAGTGAAAACCAACTACTTAAGAAAGCGTTACATGAGGAGAAGGTGAAAAAGATACAG GCTGTGAATAAGTTGGCAGAGATTATGAATAGGAAAGAATTCAAGAATACAAAGAAGGTCAGCTCGGCGGACCTTAGGAAGAAAGAGAAAGAGTGCAAGAAATTACAGCAGGAGCTTACCATG GAAAAAGAAAAGTACGCTAAGATGTCGGAGAAGTTCCAAAAGGATCTGTCAGATGCTCAGGTCGCCCTCTATGAGGAGATCCAGTCACGTCAAAAGGCGCAGATGGAAGCCGACAGCAAAGACAGTGAAATTGAACAGTTAATGCAGAAAGTCAGTCTCCTCAACATTGATAGTATCTCGGTGAATAGCAATGAATTGGACACACCGATAGGCGAAGACGGAGTGCCAG AATCTGCTCGCCTTGAAGGATGGTTATCAGTGCCCAAGAACAGGAATATCAAGCGCTACGGCTGGACGAAGCAATATGTGGTCGTCAGTATGAAGAAGATACTCTTCTATAACTCGGAGAGTGATAAACAGAATGCAGACCCTGTCCTAGTCCTAGATATCGA TAAATTATTCCATGTGCGGTCCGTAACCCAGGGTGATGTCATACGTGCAGACACCAAGGACGTGCCACGCATATTCCAAGTTCTCTATGCAACGGAGGGTGAAAATCGCAAACCGGAGGAACAGCtggaggtgctgccacctggcgaGAAGCATATGATTCAGTACAAAGGCCACGATTTAATGGAGATCCATTTCCGGACGCCTGCAGCTTGTGAATGTTGTAATAAACCGTTATGGCATATGTTATCCCCGCCGGCAGCTCTAGAATGCAAGC GCTGCCATGTAAAGGTGCACAAAGatcattttgacaaaaatgaaGAATTTCTGGGATACTGTAAAG TGAATGTCGATGCTCAATCTGCCAAAGACCTACTCCTGCTGGCAACGTCCCCGCAAGACCAGCAGATATGGGTCAAGAAGCTCAGTAAGCGAATCAACCGCAAGGGAATCACGCCACAGCCAAGCTTTGATAAGGGAACTCCAAC TAGTATGCAAGGGACCCCTGT GGTAAGAGATGCTGTTTTGCGGACGAAACCTCCGTCTAGTTCAACAACCCCACGGTCCGTGTCCACTGTGACAAAGCCGAAGTTACGAAACTTGATAAGAAGGCATTCTTGGGCTAGACCTTTTGACACCGGTTCTAATAAATAA
- the LOC135487037 gene encoding rho-associated protein kinase 2-like isoform X2 — MAGPQNEDLRRRLALIEEQVRDASSKINVDGLLDSIVALVEDLKFPAIRRNKNVENFLMRYEKPAEVVSCNRMKASDYNVIKVIGRGAFGEVQLVRNKSTKKVYAMKLLSKFEMIKRSDSAFFWEEREIMANSNSEWIVQLHFAFQDTKFLYMVMDYMPGGDLVNLMSNYDVPEKWARFYCAEVVLALDAIHSMGFVHRDVKPDNMLLDEQGHLKLADFGTCMRMDRDGMVRSDTAVGTPDYISPEVLKSQGGDGYYGRECDWWSVGVFLYEMLVGDTPFFAESLVGTYGKIMDHKNSLSFPDDVEISSKAKSLILRFLADRTTRLGINGSNEIRAHPFFRNDQWDWSNIKQSVPPIVPELASDDDTSNFDDIDKDDSPDETFSVPKAFAGNHLPFIGFTYNRGTTILSQKPMDVGPSPTVEVPNDIQMRLKHLEDQLKAERLSKQDLEHKYAVTIKDLDRISAEEHSMRQITNEYERNIALIKHDMKEAARKYDLEQESHRNTEKKLQEVEYMLNNERKAKQNMAYDSDKVSERVSFLERQITELTDNLKQESDNCLKFKKMYGELQQRYKHLDDGYGEVHSKYSETVNIKQNLEKELMQLQNALDEERSARALGSDHIVELENRNRSLQTELMRSKDKEAAVIRENQDIQQTIISLEKSKANTELEFKTYMMKYDQEVLAHKETVAKFNQDKKHILMSTEEANLEAIKEMQIKYDQEKTSRQRAESRLLEIEKKKSEMSVDFGQMQQRLTGLQGELLAEIEKNKGVQSQLDQEIQKRNSMQMDLTSTQQKLGQYRHMEAQLNKDVSDLKDEKRRLVQQIKKVQNELNGNNLQMKELQDQLEAEQYFSTLYKTQVKELKEDVEDKTKQFQDLDIDNKNLKQERANTKALLHLALNVVELIIAGQDVDPDWLRDSVLAQLQLALAKADSEQLARTIAEDGLSDVEKEKTMLELEIKELMSRHKSELSKKESHLSSMEVNLNGLSKQIESYQTEKDELNTKIKKLSDELEAAKSDNTTNDSENQLLKKALHEEKVKKIQAVNKLAEIMNRKEFKNTKKVSSADLRKKEKECKKLQQELTMEKEKYAKMSEKFQKDLSDAQVALYEEIQSRQKAQMEADSKDSEIEQLMQKVSLLNIDSISVNSNELDTPIGEDGVPESARLEGWLSVPKNRNIKRYGWTKQYVVVSMKKILFYNSESDKQNADPVLVLDIDKLFHVRSVTQGDVIRADTKDVPRIFQVLYATEGENRKPEEQLEVLPPGEKHMIQYKGHDLMEIHFRTPAACECCNKPLWHMLSPPAALECKRCHVKVHKDHFDKNEEFLGYCKVNVDAQSAKDLLLLATSPQDQQIWVKKLSKRINRKGITPQPSFDKGTPTVRDAVLRTKPPSSSTTPRSVSTVTKPKLRNLIRRHSWARPFDTGSNK; from the exons ATGAGAAACCTGCTGAAGTTGTCTCGTGTAACCGGATGAAAGCATCAGACTACAATGTGATCAAGGTGATAGGAAGAGGGGCCTTTGGCGAGGTCCAATTG GTCCGCAACAAATCTACTAAGAAAGTCTATGCAATGAAGTTACTCAGCAAATTTGAGATG ATTAAGCGGTCCGATTCTGCCTTCTTCTGGGAAGAGCGAGAGATTATGGCCAACTCAAACAGCGAGTGGATCGTTCAG TTACATTTTGCATTTCAAGACACCAAGTTTCTCTACATGGTGATGGACTATATGCCTGGTGGCGATCTCGTCAACTTGATGAGTAACTATGATGTGCCGGAGAAATGGGCGCGGTTTTATTGTGCTGAGGTTGTGCTAGCTCTAGATGCGATACACTCGATGGGTTTTGTACATAG AGATGTGAAGCCAGACAACATGTTGCTGGATGAACAGGGTCATCTCAAGTTGGCTGACTTTGGCACGTGTATGCGTATGGATAGG GATGGTATGGTGCGATCAGATACTGCGGTCGGTACTCCTGATTATATTTCACCCGAGGTGCTCAAGTCGCAGGGCGGTGATGGATACTATGGCCGGGAATGTGATTGGTGGTCGGTCGGTGTCTTCCTTTATGAAATGCTAGTTG GTGATACGCCATTCTTTGCTGAGTCATTGGTCGGGACCTACGGCAAGATCATGGACCACAAAAACTCATTAAGTTTCCCCGACGATGTGGAGATCTCGTCCAAAGCAAAAAGCCTCATTTTAAGATTTCTGGCTGACAG AACGACTCGGCTAGGTATCAATGGTAGTAATGAAATCCGAGCCCATCCGTTCTTCAGGAACGACCAGTGGGATTGGTCAAATATTAAACAAA GTGTACCTCCCATAGTGCCTGAACTCGCCAGTGACGATGACACTAGTAACTTTGACGACATAGACAAGGATGACAGCCCCGATGAGACGTTTTCTGTACCCAAAGCCTTCGCTGGCAACCACCTACCATTCATCGGGTTCACATACAATAGAGGAACCAC GATATTGTCACAAAAACCAATGGATGTG GGTCCATCACCGACTGTTGAAGTG CCAAATGATATCCAGATGAGATTAAAGCACCTTGAAGATCAGCTGAAGGCAGAACGCCTCTCCAAGCAGGATCTAGAACACAAATATGC AGTGACGATAAAAGACCTCGATCGTATTTCTGCCGAGGAACACTCAATGAGACAAATCACCAATGAGTACGAGAGGAACATCGCTCTCATCAAACATGACATGAAGGAG GCGGCGAGAAAATATGACCTGGAACAAGAGTCTCACCGAAACACAGAAAAGAAGTTACAAGAAGTGGAGTACATGCTTAACAATGAACGGAAGGCTAAACAAAACATGGCATACGATAGCGACAAGGTGTCAGAGAGGGTCAGCTTCTTGGAGCGACAGATTACGGAGCTGACCGATAACCTGAAACAGGAGTCCGACAACTGCTTGAAGTTCAAGAAGATGTATGGCGAGTTACAACAG CGGTACAAACACCTTGATGATGGCTATGGTGAGGTGCACAGCAAGTACAGCGAGACAGTCAATATCAAGCAGAATCTGGAGAAAGAGTTGATGCAGTTACAGAATGCCTTGGATGAGGAGAGGAGTGCCCGGGCGTTGGGATCAGATCATATTGTAGAGTTAGAAA ATCGCAATCGCTCTCTGCAGACGGAGCTGATGAGGTCGAAAGACAAGGAAGCAGCTGTGATACGAGAAAACCAGGATATCCAACAGACAATTATAAGTTTAGAGAAATCTAAAGCAAACACGGAACTCGAGTTCAAGACGTACATGATGAAATATGATCAAGAGGTGCTAGCTCACAAGGAAACTGTGGCAAAATTCAACCAGGACAAGAAACACATACTCATGTCGACTGAGGAGGCTAACTTGGAGGCGATTAAAG AGATGCAGATAAAGTATGACCAAGAAAAAACGTCACGGCAGAGAGCGGAGAGTCGtctgcttgaaatcgaaaagaaGAAGTCAGAAATGTCAGTTGATTTTGGACAGATGCAGCAGCGGCTGACAGGGTTACAGGGAGAACTGTTGGCAGAGATTGAAAAG AATAAAGGCGTCCAGTCTCAACTCGACCAGGAGATCCAGAAGCGTAACTCAATGCAGATGGACCTGACCAGCACCCAGCAGAAGTTAGGCCAGTACAGACATATGGAGGCACAGCTCAATAAGGACGTGAGCGACCTCAAGGACGAGAAGAGAAGACTAGTCCAACAAATCAAGAAGGTGCAGAA tgaattgaatggtaacaacctcCAGATGAAGGAACTGCAGGATCAGTTGGAAGCTGAACAGTATTTCTCC ACATTATACAAAACCCAGGTCAAGGAATTAAAGGAGGACGTAGAAGATAAAACCAAACAATTCCAAGACTTAGATATTGATAATAAGAATTTAAAACAAGAAAG GGCCAACACAAAAGCACTTTTACATCTTGCACTCAATGTAGTGGAGTTGATTATAGCTGGACAAGATGTTGATCCTGATTGGTTGAG GGATTCAGTACTTGCCCAGCTCCAACTCGCTCTTGCCAAGGCGGACTCTGAACAGCTTGCACGGACGATCGCCGAGGATGGCTTGTCGGACGTTGAGAAGGAGAAGACAATGTTAGAATTAGAAATTAAGGAATTAATGTCTCGGCACAAGAGTGAATTGTCAAAGAAGGAGTCACATTTGTCATCG ATGGAGGTGAACCTGAATGGGTTAAGTAAACAGATAGAATCCTACCAGACAGAAAAGGATGAGCTCAATACAAAAATCAAGAAACTGAGCGACG AACTTGAAGCAGCCAAGTCAGACAACACAACCAATGACAGTGAAAACCAACTACTTAAGAAAGCGTTACATGAGGAGAAGGTGAAAAAGATACAG GCTGTGAATAAGTTGGCAGAGATTATGAATAGGAAAGAATTCAAGAATACAAAGAAGGTCAGCTCGGCGGACCTTAGGAAGAAAGAGAAAGAGTGCAAGAAATTACAGCAGGAGCTTACCATG GAAAAAGAAAAGTACGCTAAGATGTCGGAGAAGTTCCAAAAGGATCTGTCAGATGCTCAGGTCGCCCTCTATGAGGAGATCCAGTCACGTCAAAAGGCGCAGATGGAAGCCGACAGCAAAGACAGTGAAATTGAACAGTTAATGCAGAAAGTCAGTCTCCTCAACATTGATAGTATCTCGGTGAATAGCAATGAATTGGACACACCGATAGGCGAAGACGGAGTGCCAG AATCTGCTCGCCTTGAAGGATGGTTATCAGTGCCCAAGAACAGGAATATCAAGCGCTACGGCTGGACGAAGCAATATGTGGTCGTCAGTATGAAGAAGATACTCTTCTATAACTCGGAGAGTGATAAACAGAATGCAGACCCTGTCCTAGTCCTAGATATCGA TAAATTATTCCATGTGCGGTCCGTAACCCAGGGTGATGTCATACGTGCAGACACCAAGGACGTGCCACGCATATTCCAAGTTCTCTATGCAACGGAGGGTGAAAATCGCAAACCGGAGGAACAGCtggaggtgctgccacctggcgaGAAGCATATGATTCAGTACAAAGGCCACGATTTAATGGAGATCCATTTCCGGACGCCTGCAGCTTGTGAATGTTGTAATAAACCGTTATGGCATATGTTATCCCCGCCGGCAGCTCTAGAATGCAAGC GCTGCCATGTAAAGGTGCACAAAGatcattttgacaaaaatgaaGAATTTCTGGGATACTGTAAAG TGAATGTCGATGCTCAATCTGCCAAAGACCTACTCCTGCTGGCAACGTCCCCGCAAGACCAGCAGATATGGGTCAAGAAGCTCAGTAAGCGAATCAACCGCAAGGGAATCACGCCACAGCCAAGCTTTGATAAGGGAACTCCAAC GGTAAGAGATGCTGTTTTGCGGACGAAACCTCCGTCTAGTTCAACAACCCCACGGTCCGTGTCCACTGTGACAAAGCCGAAGTTACGAAACTTGATAAGAAGGCATTCTTGGGCTAGACCTTTTGACACCGGTTCTAATAAATAA